A section of the Clostridium omnivorum genome encodes:
- a CDS encoding glycine/sarcosine/betaine reductase component B subunit, with product MKLTRQYFNIKDVSWGDTTSLSEGILTLCKKDLKEQVRALFKAVEDIEFEIVKPKENTRIIHLLDTIQPMYKLNGNGMQYSGFFGSPVTVGDGTTNILNGLTIMESAALPWENSSASSGLLYPRDAIMDMTGPIAGFTPFCDTLNLVILYKLAKNKSSIEYDNDIRLIAIKISTYLASLTKEMKSDETVIYTIDKVNPELPNVVLVWQCQNQGPYANTFLYGESIDNLVPTLLDPNELLDGCVVSGNYVWPAFKVPTYLHTNHPIVMELYKNHGKTLNFRGVIFCRSHNPTNWHKERCANFNVKLAKYLDANGIIMAWEGGGNAAVDGMLTIQCAERNMIKASTITFEFGGVDGTEGILLVDDVPEANAIISGGSIEKHYILPEVERVVGGDFIRLNKEAGGYFPISNKAIEFENTTHFYLSGNQSGHSRLFAEAY from the coding sequence GTGAAGTTAACAAGACAGTATTTTAATATAAAGGATGTATCGTGGGGAGATACAACATCTCTATCTGAAGGCATTCTTACTTTATGCAAGAAGGATTTAAAAGAACAGGTGAGGGCACTTTTTAAAGCTGTTGAGGATATAGAATTTGAAATTGTAAAACCTAAGGAAAATACTCGCATTATTCATCTACTGGACACAATTCAGCCAATGTATAAACTCAATGGCAATGGTATGCAGTATTCAGGTTTTTTTGGAAGCCCAGTGACTGTTGGAGATGGCACCACAAATATACTTAATGGATTAACTATAATGGAAAGTGCCGCATTGCCATGGGAAAATTCAAGTGCTAGCAGCGGATTGTTATATCCAAGAGATGCTATTATGGACATGACAGGACCAATAGCTGGTTTTACGCCTTTTTGTGATACACTGAACCTTGTTATTTTGTATAAGCTAGCAAAGAATAAGTCATCTATAGAGTATGATAACGACATACGGCTTATTGCTATTAAAATTTCCACATACCTTGCTTCACTAACAAAGGAAATGAAATCTGATGAAACTGTTATATATACAATTGATAAGGTTAATCCAGAGCTTCCAAATGTTGTTCTAGTATGGCAGTGCCAAAACCAAGGGCCTTACGCAAATACATTTTTGTATGGTGAAAGTATCGATAACCTTGTTCCTACATTGCTGGATCCTAATGAACTTCTAGATGGTTGCGTCGTTAGTGGTAATTATGTATGGCCAGCATTTAAAGTTCCCACTTATCTACATACAAATCATCCCATAGTTATGGAACTATACAAAAATCACGGAAAAACTTTGAATTTTAGAGGTGTAATATTCTGCCGCAGTCATAATCCTACTAATTGGCATAAGGAGAGGTGTGCTAATTTTAATGTAAAGCTAGCTAAGTATCTCGATGCCAACGGAATTATCATGGCATGGGAAGGAGGGGGGAATGCAGCCGTTGATGGTATGCTGACTATACAATGTGCCGAGAGAAATATGATAAAGGCATCTACTATAACCTTTGAGTTTGGTGGAGTTGATGGAACAGAGGGAATACTCTTGGTTGATGATGTCCCAGAAGCAAATGCAATTATTAGCGGTGGTTCCATAGAAAAGCATTACATTCTCCCTGAGGTTGAAAGAGTGGTCGGTGGAGATTTTATAAGGTTGAACAAGGAGGCAGGTGGGTATTTTCCCATTTCAAATAAAGCTATTGAGTTTGAAAATACAACGCACTTCTATTTATCAGGCAATCAATCTGGGCATAGCAGGCTTTTTGCTGAAGCTTATTAG
- a CDS encoding glycine/betaine/sarcosine/D-proline family reductase selenoprotein B: protein MVLLALLKAVHYINQFYAGIGGEARADIGVRILEEKKGPAIGLEKLWNGDMEVAKIIVCGDNFINNEDNLQSIYLEIRDIINKEKPDVFIAGPAFNAGRYGVACARLCDYVRKELGIPSVTAMWHENPAVKMYVKDNYIVPTSETAAGMSKSLPLLAKLSLKLARKEPIGPSRFEGYFRTGHRYNEYHEKTGAERVVEILLNKLNSKPYITEIPLRGFEPVPPALKITKLKDVSIAFVTTGGLVPMGNPDKIKQAFAVTYGRYDIEGVESLNKGVYESIHGGYDTTFATNDPNRLIPLDEMRVLEKNREVGRIYKYFFTTCGVGTNIESSKDMGRRIVAELKNAGVSAAILTSTUGTCTRCGATISKEMDRAGLPNALVTAFTSIALNVGANRIVFGGDFTSPTGNPNLPLDREKAYRRKILQKALDAITQDVSRPTIFTVDESREV, encoded by the coding sequence GTGGTTTTATTGGCTTTACTTAAAGCAGTGCATTATATCAACCAATTCTATGCTGGAATTGGCGGAGAGGCCAGGGCAGATATTGGAGTTAGAATTTTGGAGGAAAAAAAGGGACCTGCTATTGGTCTGGAGAAGCTTTGGAATGGCGATATGGAAGTTGCAAAAATAATTGTATGTGGAGACAATTTTATCAATAATGAAGATAATTTACAAAGTATTTATCTTGAAATTAGAGATATTATCAATAAAGAAAAGCCAGATGTATTTATTGCAGGGCCAGCATTTAATGCAGGACGTTATGGAGTAGCCTGTGCAAGATTGTGTGATTATGTGAGAAAAGAGTTAGGAATACCAAGTGTTACAGCAATGTGGCATGAAAATCCAGCTGTGAAAATGTATGTAAAGGACAATTATATAGTACCCACAAGTGAGACAGCTGCTGGAATGTCAAAATCTTTACCCTTACTTGCAAAGCTCTCTTTAAAGCTAGCAAGGAAGGAACCTATTGGACCATCAAGATTTGAAGGTTATTTTAGAACTGGACATAGGTATAATGAATATCACGAAAAAACTGGGGCCGAAAGGGTAGTTGAAATATTACTAAACAAGTTAAATAGTAAGCCCTATATAACTGAAATACCTTTAAGGGGCTTTGAACCAGTGCCACCTGCTTTAAAGATTACAAAACTAAAAGACGTAAGCATTGCTTTTGTTACAACAGGAGGTCTTGTTCCAATGGGTAACCCTGATAAAATAAAGCAAGCCTTTGCCGTTACTTATGGTAGATATGATATTGAAGGAGTAGAATCGTTAAACAAAGGAGTATATGAATCAATTCATGGAGGATATGATACTACCTTTGCAACTAATGATCCAAATCGACTTATTCCATTAGATGAGATGAGAGTACTGGAGAAGAATAGAGAGGTAGGGCGCATATATAAATATTTTTTTACCACCTGCGGTGTAGGGACCAATATAGAAAGCAGTAAGGATATGGGAAGAAGAATAGTTGCTGAATTGAAAAATGCAGGTGTTAGTGCTGCAATCTTAACATCCACATGAGGAACTTGTACGCGTTGCGGTGCAACCATATCAAAAGAAATGGATAGAGCAGGGCTGCCTAATGCACTAGTTACTGCATTTACATCAATAGCCCTTAATGTAGGAGCCAACAGAATAGTATTCGGTGGTGATTTTACTTCGCCAACTGGTAATCCAAACCTTCCACTAGATAGAGAAAAAGCATACAGACGTAAAATATTACAAAAAGCATTAGATGCAATTACTCAAGATGTGTCAAGGCCGACTATTTTTACAGTTGATGAAAGCAGGGAGGTGTAG
- a CDS encoding aldehyde dehydrogenase family protein, translating into MNPLSFVKKDPYKLYINGEFVASESGKTFDIVNPVNNEAFAKAYKGGAVDAKKAILAARKAYDEGPWSKMSAKERSKLLIKAGQILSRRLEEFAAIETLECGKLYTSVLYYEAQMSVDAFEYFAGKARCIEGKVIPSEEGHLNYVLWQPCGVVGEILPWNGPLMMGCQKVCAILAAGNTVVIKPSSWASLSMLLIAEVFHEAGFPAGVLNIVTGSGDEVGDVLVTSPLVDMVSMTGGTDVGKKIIGRSKETVKDIALELGGKSPNIVFDDVNTDEVIKWARFGFTLNSGQVCVSGTRLILHKKIYEEFIAKLKAECEKFVPGNGFDYEKGVNFGTLISKEHAKNVWSYIEKGKSEGARLIMGGEPYTDTELSKGNFVPPTIFADVTPNMTIFQEEIFGPILCVTPFETEKEAIELANATRYGLAGAVFSKDIKRALRVAEHISGGQIYVNTYFSKGMIESPGTGWKESGIGVAGIQKYMMSKTVFVDMIDGSIPQV; encoded by the coding sequence ATGAATCCTTTATCTTTTGTTAAAAAGGATCCTTACAAATTATATATTAATGGTGAATTTGTAGCTTCAGAATCCGGTAAAACCTTTGATATTGTTAATCCAGTAAATAATGAAGCATTTGCAAAAGCATACAAAGGTGGGGCTGTAGATGCTAAAAAAGCAATACTAGCAGCACGTAAAGCGTATGATGAAGGACCTTGGAGTAAAATGTCAGCTAAAGAAAGAAGTAAGCTTCTTATTAAAGCTGGACAAATTCTTTCCAGAAGATTAGAAGAATTCGCAGCAATTGAAACATTAGAATGTGGAAAACTATACACGAGCGTATTATATTATGAAGCCCAGATGAGTGTGGACGCCTTTGAATATTTTGCGGGGAAAGCTAGATGTATTGAAGGAAAGGTTATTCCCAGCGAAGAAGGACATTTGAACTATGTACTTTGGCAGCCTTGTGGAGTTGTTGGTGAAATTCTACCATGGAACGGACCTTTAATGATGGGCTGTCAAAAGGTATGTGCAATATTAGCAGCAGGTAATACAGTGGTAATTAAGCCTTCCTCATGGGCTTCCTTAAGTATGCTGCTTATAGCAGAGGTATTTCATGAAGCCGGTTTCCCAGCTGGTGTATTGAATATTGTTACAGGTTCTGGCGATGAAGTTGGAGATGTGCTTGTTACTAGTCCACTTGTAGATATGGTATCAATGACTGGAGGAACTGATGTTGGCAAGAAAATAATCGGAAGATCAAAGGAAACAGTGAAGGATATAGCATTGGAGTTGGGAGGTAAAAGTCCTAATATCGTTTTTGATGATGTCAATACAGATGAAGTTATTAAGTGGGCAAGATTTGGTTTTACTCTGAACTCTGGACAGGTTTGTGTATCTGGAACAAGATTGATACTTCATAAGAAAATATATGAAGAATTTATAGCAAAATTAAAGGCAGAGTGCGAAAAATTTGTGCCTGGAAATGGATTTGATTATGAAAAAGGAGTAAATTTCGGTACTTTGATATCTAAAGAGCATGCAAAAAATGTGTGGAGTTATATTGAAAAAGGGAAGTCAGAGGGAGCTAGGTTGATTATGGGCGGTGAACCATATACTGATACTGAACTTTCAAAAGGTAATTTTGTTCCACCTACTATATTTGCTGATGTAACACCAAATATGACTATATTTCAGGAAGAAATATTTGGTCCAATTCTGTGCGTAACACCCTTTGAAACTGAGAAAGAAGCAATAGAACTTGCAAATGCTACAAGGTATGGGTTAGCTGGGGCTGTTTTCTCAAAGGATATTAAACGCGCATTAAGAGTTGCTGAACATATAAGTGGTGGACAAATTTATGTTAATACTTATTTTAGTAAGGGAATGATAGAATCACCTGGAACTGGTTGGAAGGAAAGTGGAATAGGTGTTGCTGGCATACAAAAGTATATGATGTCAAAGACTGTTTTTGTTGATATGATTGATGGCAGCATACCTCAGGTGTAA
- the ribF gene encoding riboflavin biosynthesis protein RibF, which produces MKYIGENNFNMNNTCVAFGNFDGVHIGHRAVIDKLLDISKQGLTSVVLSFEYDEKLLKDKKILSTEAEKQHILNKNGPEVMISYKIDEKNVNMPAELFLKDILIDKLGAKVIVTSKDHKNIKILRECAEKYGYILAECDTIFDGCEPINSQRILKELSVGTLQKVNELLGHPYLLMGKVLHGKALGRTVGMPTANLGFSQYKQLPQYGVFGTLSEIDGKNIKGLTNIGKRPSVDNYNYVTIETFLLDYSGDLYDKTITLEIHKYIRGVIKFNNLDEVKAQVNKDIKSIRTYLDQI; this is translated from the coding sequence ATGAAATATATTGGTGAAAATAATTTTAATATGAACAATACTTGCGTTGCTTTTGGAAACTTTGATGGTGTTCATATTGGACACCGTGCTGTTATAGATAAATTACTTGACATATCAAAACAGGGATTAACATCTGTTGTTTTGAGTTTTGAATATGATGAAAAGCTCTTAAAAGATAAGAAAATACTTTCAACCGAAGCAGAGAAACAGCATATTTTGAATAAAAACGGTCCTGAAGTGATGATTTCCTACAAAATTGATGAAAAAAATGTTAACATGCCTGCTGAGTTATTTTTAAAAGATATTTTGATAGATAAGCTCGGCGCAAAGGTTATTGTTACAAGCAAAGACCACAAAAACATTAAAATTTTAAGAGAGTGTGCTGAAAAATATGGTTACATCCTCGCTGAGTGTGACACTATATTTGATGGGTGCGAGCCTATTAATTCACAGCGTATTTTAAAAGAGCTTTCAGTAGGAACTCTTCAGAAGGTTAATGAACTACTTGGGCACCCATATCTGTTAATGGGTAAGGTTTTGCATGGGAAGGCACTAGGAAGAACGGTAGGAATGCCAACAGCTAACCTAGGTTTTAGCCAATATAAGCAATTACCTCAATATGGTGTTTTTGGAACCCTTTCAGAAATTGATGGCAAAAACATAAAGGGTCTTACCAATATAGGCAAAAGACCATCAGTTGATAATTACAATTATGTCACAATTGAGACTTTTCTTCTTGATTACTCAGGTGATTTATATGATAAAACAATAACTCTCGAAATTCATAAATACATAAGAGGGGTAATTAAGTTTAATAATCTTGATGAAGTCAAGGCTCAAGTTAACAAGGATATCAAATCTATTAGAACTTATCTTGATCAAATTTAA
- a CDS encoding APC family permease, producing the protein MLNDEKGKLGLLDSSTILIGGMIGSAIFSLSGLTILNAGPASILSWIIAAVILYAYGLQTAELSTIYPQSGGIFVFPAKSLGKNEKQGRIWGWISTWAYLFGCWAGAAFSAIYVSIYLGVGFPAFGKYQIPIAIITVLICGILNIVNIAVTGKANTILTFALAATMVIFIVVALFSGQWDASMLSPFFAQGVEGTWGFMGAIPIAMVAYGSIVAVSFMVGEIKNPSKTVPKAMTIAMLVVVSLYVLVMISVLGLVSSQFLQKNPGMSYIPLYAAAFTKLAVIPWLSKLISISAVLALITTILVVMALSARALQASAESGILPKFLAKNNEKTGVPVNAQIVVILVVGVISAFPNFTNLIVNLGSLCNAIVVAIVCLTIIAARKKHPNVEGSFRAPGGNILPIITFIVIIAAYIPGILSGGWQLWAWTVGYFVIGMIIYFIGSKKLNV; encoded by the coding sequence ATGTTAAACGATGAAAAGGGCAAATTAGGTTTACTAGATAGCTCAACTATTCTCATTGGCGGAATGATAGGAAGTGCTATTTTTTCTCTTTCAGGATTGACTATTTTAAATGCTGGTCCTGCTTCTATTTTATCCTGGATTATTGCTGCTGTGATTTTATATGCATATGGCCTTCAAACAGCTGAACTTTCAACAATATATCCTCAATCAGGAGGTATATTCGTATTTCCAGCAAAATCACTAGGTAAAAATGAAAAGCAAGGGCGTATTTGGGGCTGGATTTCAACCTGGGCATATCTTTTTGGATGCTGGGCTGGAGCTGCCTTTTCAGCAATTTATGTAAGTATTTATCTTGGGGTTGGTTTTCCTGCTTTTGGAAAATATCAAATACCTATAGCAATAATAACAGTTCTTATATGTGGAATATTAAATATAGTAAATATTGCTGTTACTGGTAAGGCTAATACAATATTGACATTTGCTTTAGCTGCAACTATGGTTATATTCATCGTTGTTGCTCTGTTCAGTGGTCAATGGGATGCAAGCATGTTATCACCATTCTTCGCTCAGGGTGTTGAAGGCACATGGGGCTTTATGGGAGCAATTCCTATTGCAATGGTTGCATACGGGTCAATAGTTGCGGTTTCCTTCATGGTAGGAGAAATAAAAAATCCAAGTAAAACCGTTCCAAAAGCTATGACAATAGCTATGCTGGTTGTTGTTTCACTTTATGTTTTAGTAATGATATCAGTATTAGGTCTTGTTTCTTCACAATTTTTGCAGAAGAATCCAGGAATGTCTTATATTCCTTTGTATGCAGCGGCGTTTACAAAACTTGCGGTTATTCCATGGCTTTCAAAGCTTATATCTATTTCTGCAGTTTTGGCATTAATTACAACTATCCTTGTTGTTATGGCTTTATCTGCACGTGCTTTACAAGCCTCTGCTGAAAGTGGAATTTTGCCAAAGTTCCTAGCAAAAAATAATGAAAAAACAGGAGTACCTGTAAATGCTCAAATAGTTGTAATACTGGTTGTTGGTGTGATATCTGCTTTCCCTAATTTTACAAACTTGATAGTAAATCTTGGATCATTGTGTAATGCTATAGTTGTTGCTATAGTTTGCCTAACAATCATTGCTGCCCGCAAAAAGCACCCAAATGTTGAAGGCAGCTTTAGGGCTCCAGGTGGGAATATTCTTCCTATAATAACCTTCATTGTTATAATAGCTGCTTATATTCCTGGAATTCTTAGTGGTGGCTGGCAGCTTTGGGCATGGACAGTTGGTTATTTTGTAATTGGAATGATTATTTATTTTATAGGTTCTAAAAAATTAAATGTGTAG
- a CDS encoding alcohol dehydrogenase catalytic domain-containing protein, which produces MDKTYKVAIISNEKKIEIAAKSLKQPEGSQVLVKVDSCAICTLEQRIFNGIMKRYPFAGGHEASGTVEAVGCNVKSLKVGDKVATRMLTSCGECYYCRSGHENQCVISFKAEVHEGISGPGGFAEYMLLDAKALYKMADDLELTYAALTEPLACCVHSINNANIELGNDVVVIGVGIMGAFHIQLAKLRGARVIACEVDEERLIIAKKMGADILINSKEADPIQKIRELTEGRGADVVFCTAALPQLAADSVQMTGKVGRVVMYSSFHPDNPIELNVNKVHSNEMNITGAVNANTRDFLTAAKLLSQKMIDPSLLVSEVVPFGKLEYAFQRAIDPKTYRIIVKM; this is translated from the coding sequence ATGGATAAAACTTATAAAGTAGCTATTATATCTAATGAGAAAAAAATAGAAATTGCTGCAAAAAGCTTAAAGCAGCCTGAGGGAAGTCAAGTTCTTGTAAAAGTAGATAGCTGTGCAATTTGCACACTTGAGCAGAGAATTTTTAATGGTATTATGAAAAGGTATCCCTTTGCAGGTGGGCATGAAGCTTCAGGAACAGTGGAGGCAGTTGGTTGTAACGTAAAAAGTCTGAAGGTAGGTGATAAGGTTGCAACAAGAATGCTGACAAGTTGCGGAGAATGCTATTATTGCAGAAGTGGTCACGAAAATCAATGTGTTATCTCATTTAAGGCAGAAGTTCATGAAGGAATCAGTGGTCCTGGTGGTTTTGCAGAATATATGCTATTAGATGCTAAAGCACTTTATAAAATGGCTGATGATTTGGAACTGACCTATGCAGCGTTAACAGAACCCCTTGCCTGCTGTGTCCATAGCATTAATAATGCTAACATTGAACTAGGAAACGATGTTGTAGTTATAGGTGTGGGAATTATGGGAGCCTTCCACATTCAGCTTGCAAAGTTGAGAGGAGCACGTGTCATTGCCTGCGAGGTTGATGAAGAGCGTCTTATAATTGCAAAGAAAATGGGAGCGGACATTTTGATTAACTCTAAAGAAGCAGATCCAATTCAAAAGATAAGAGAACTTACGGAAGGCAGAGGTGCTGATGTTGTATTTTGTACAGCTGCATTACCACAGCTGGCTGCCGATAGCGTTCAAATGACAGGCAAGGTAGGACGTGTTGTCATGTACTCATCCTTCCATCCTGACAACCCTATAGAGCTTAATGTAAATAAGGTACACTCCAATGAGATGAATATTACAGGAGCTGTTAATGCTAACACACGTGATTTTTTAACAGCTGCAAAGCTGCTGTCTCAAAAGATGATTGATCCATCACTGCTTGTTTCAGAAGTTGTACCATTTGGCAAATTAGAATATGCATTTCAGCGTGCAATAGACCCCAAAACCTACCGAATTATAGTTAAAATGTAA
- a CDS encoding class I fructose-bisphosphate aldolase — protein MANKIHRLNHIFREDKKTFIMAMDHGNGFNVLPAMKYPGNIISEVARAGVDAFLATVGLADKFADNFHGKGIILRLDGGSSFLGSKDKPLQTVVGIEDAIRLGVDSVISMGFPGSRWEDQILKDLSRNIHECNKWGIPLTAEMLPRGFEPAEDSRTPQNITFACRMGAEMGADIIKTEYTGSIETFKELCESVYVPVVILGGSKKVTEEKLLTEIKEALSAGGAGVAMGRNIWNHENPARFAGAIAKLIHEDCSVEAALKELNKKY, from the coding sequence TTGGCTAACAAGATACATCGTTTAAATCATATTTTTAGAGAGGATAAAAAAACATTTATCATGGCCATGGATCATGGAAATGGTTTTAATGTTCTTCCTGCAATGAAATATCCAGGAAATATAATTAGTGAAGTTGCAAGAGCAGGAGTAGATGCTTTTCTGGCCACAGTTGGTCTTGCAGATAAATTTGCAGATAATTTCCATGGAAAAGGGATAATTCTTAGACTTGATGGCGGAAGCTCATTCCTGGGATCCAAAGATAAGCCTCTACAAACCGTAGTAGGTATTGAAGATGCAATTCGCCTGGGAGTGGATTCTGTAATTAGCATGGGATTTCCTGGTTCAAGATGGGAAGATCAAATTTTAAAGGATTTATCTAGAAACATTCATGAATGTAACAAGTGGGGCATTCCATTAACTGCAGAAATGCTTCCAAGAGGTTTTGAACCTGCAGAGGATTCCCGTACTCCACAAAATATAACATTTGCATGTCGTATGGGTGCTGAAATGGGTGCAGACATTATAAAAACTGAATATACTGGTTCAATTGAAACCTTTAAAGAACTGTGTGAAAGTGTCTATGTGCCAGTTGTTATATTAGGAGGTAGCAAAAAAGTAACAGAGGAAAAGCTTCTTACTGAAATCAAAGAAGCACTTAGTGCAGGTGGTGCAGGTGTTGCCATGGGAAGAAATATATGGAATCATGAGAATCCAGCTAGATTCGCTGGTGCTATAGCTAAGCTTATTCATGAAGACTGCAGCGTAGAAGCAGCATTAAAAGAGCTAAATAAAAAATACTAG